One Fusarium musae strain F31 chromosome 6, whole genome shotgun sequence DNA segment encodes these proteins:
- a CDS encoding hypothetical protein (EggNog:ENOG41~BUSCO:EOG09264ZDJ): MASTEPAQLPPAAERQSEFEQAVAYSLHLWPALTLSVQNGWGGPDSADKRDWFAGAVADLFPEYTDTPPKNGKVPEDPDLEEVETVLLQIMVDEFEVNVDDDSGTEVAGNILRARASCTLGTFDEVKTLRTRWLNRKGTKVEGMFKKAEDADQDTDWESDEDDSEDDEGGADVEMDEAPPLVAAPKEKPQPQVDEDGFTMVTKKKK, encoded by the exons ATGGCCTCTACAGAACCCGCACAGCTGCCTCCGGCGG CTGAACGCCAATCCGAGTTCGAGCAAGCCGTCGCATACTCCCTTCACCTATGGCCTGCCCTTACACTCTCAGTCCAAAACGGCTGGGGTGGTCCCGACTCTGCCGACAAGCGCGATTGGTTTGCCGGCGCCGTTGCCGACCTCTTCCCAGAATATACCGATACGCCTCCCAAGAATGGAAAGGTTCCCGAGGATCCTGATCtagaagaggttgagactGTTCTGCTCCAGATCATGGTTGACGAGTTTGAGGTCAACGTCGACGACGATTCCGGCACAGAAGTTGCTGGAAATATCCTCCGCGCTCGCGCGAGCTGCACTCTCGGAACCTTTGACGAGGTCAAGACTCTGCGCACACGCTGGTTGAACCGCAAGGGGACAAAGGTTGAGGGTATgttcaagaaggctgaggatgCCGATCAGGACACAGACTGGGAgagcgatgaagacgattcagaggatgacgagggtGGTGCTGATGTCGAGATGGATGAGGCTCCCCCTCTGGTTGCGGCTCCTAAGGAGAAGCCCCAACCTCAGGTCGACGAGGATGGCTTCACGATggtcaccaagaagaagaaataa
- a CDS encoding hypothetical protein (CAZy:CE10~MEROPS:MER0034960), which yields MNSLNTTSVSFAVTPTVVSTLFSHYFNRKPLRQRPTAHLSYDEGLHLIRSFLEYASHHTVEELQAFTAQWVPHPQWVKVEAVTVTEDQLTRAAEFLQKQLGPDGIKQVGGEKWWQWRKPATPLEAEWIEMRADAYERKQKGGKTRRVMMYIHGGAYYFGSVDEHRYQMQRHARKLKARVFAPRYRLSPQFPFPCGLHDCLAAYLYLLTVQDPETIVLAGDSAGGGMVMSLLCVLRDQGLPLPAGAILISPWVDLTHSFPSVAGEAPFDYIPQAGFHHKPSKAWPPPNEDDVKMLREEALKKKKDGKKTPGKHELKEKQQAPVAKKEPSDSSSRSEWINGGIPINPEKLLSVTIDGQPVKLKDQIQMYTTNELLAHPLVSPVMQPTLGGLPPLLIMVGGGEILRDEQIYLAHKCANPEKYAPPEETLTPEGKALLQKYKPTDVQLQVWDDLCHVAPTLSFTRPAKYMYRSVAQFSAWALARAQKRGIEILDDDDISVISESGSDSESKENPPKTPETEKSDFHSEPGQVGKAGDPLPPFKNHMIRQRVTRHGATLPLAPEAELPSCCMEPALVGVVKEGTVKKWLAKKAEWDHRYASNKAKVHKKMVSDMAIGYHDYGPGECPPPTALAGRRRVDSKLVEGSKKQQKSWGLAMWSLWGSKHDEMTVEREKKAAGQPETRVATGAEGEGARSFTDIEGQDRSRSQPNRARSRSHTKVVTDENQTGSQPITEDMPVAHLIEQRKEQEAAKPSLLSPDFAPETGVAGKRPFLGGIALPFSLNKDAETASMMTLQSNATQLPGSRPMSPSFQDDETTQPSQSTQLTSQDAPTIEIAGKRPFLDGTAVPFSLKREADTASMKTLQSNVTAMPTSRPMSPNIQVSEPVENNQENGTEKEKNGIIDEPGLVATPLERPGLDTFVTAQQELPRVKKEEDS from the exons ATGAACTCGCTCAATACCACCTCGGTGTCATTCGCTGTGACGCCTACTGTCGTCTCGACTTTGTTCTCTCAT TATTTTAACAGGAAGCCTTTGCGACAACGTCCAACTGCGCATCTCTCCTACGATGAAGGTCTCCATCTGATCCGATCGTTCCTCGAGTATGCATCACACCACACTGTGGAAGAACTTCAAGCATTCACCGCGCAATGGGTACCACACCCCCAATGGGTCAAAGTCGAAGCTGTCACCGTCACCGAAGATCAATTGACACGCGCCGCTGAATTTCTTCAGAAGCAACTCGGTCCAGATGGTATCAAGCAAGTCGGCGGCGAGAAGTGGTGGCAATGGCGCAAACCTGCGACTCCTCTCGAAGCGGAATGGATTGAGATGCGCGCGGACGCCTACGAGCGAAAGCAAAAAGGAGGAAAAACGCGGCGCGTCATGATGTATATCCATGGAGGCGCATACTACTTTGGTAGTGTTGACGAACATCGATATCAAATGCAGCGACATGCTCGAAAGCTCAAAGCACGTGTTTTTGCGCCTCGATATCGTCTTTCGCCGCAGTTTCCCTTCCCTTGCGGTCTTCACGATTGTCTTGCAGCTTACCTTTATCTGCTTACTGTTCAAGATCCAGAAACAATCGTCTTGGCTGGAGACTCTGCGGGTGGTGGAATGGTTATGTCTCTCTTGTGTGTTCTACGCGATCAAGGACTCCCGTTGCCTGCTGGTGCTATCCTCATCAGCCCATGGGTTGACCTGACACACTCGTTCCCGAGCGTTGCAGGCGAGGCCCCCTTCGATTATATACCACAGGCAGGTTTTCACCACAAGCCTTCTAAAGCATGGCCACCACCGAACGAGGATGATGTTAAGATGTTGAGAGAAGAGGCattgaaaaagaagaaggacggaaagaaaacacctgGCAAGCATGAACTTAAGGAGAAGCAGCAAGCTCCAGTTGCAAAGAAAGAACCGTCAGATTCTTCATCGAGATCGGAGTGGATCAATGGTGGAATTCCCATCAACCCCGAAAAGCTCCTCTCTGTCACTATTGATGGGCAACCCGTCAAGCTGAAAGACCAGATTCAG ATGTATACCACCAACGAACTTCTTGCACATCCTCTTGTCAGCCCAGTCATGCAACCTACACTAGGAGGACTCCCTCCGCTTCTGATCATGGTAGGAGGAGGTGAAATCTTACGAGATGAGCAGATATACTTGGCTCACAAGTGTGCCAACCCTGAAAAATACGCGCCTCCAGAAGAAACTCTCACCCCAGAAGGAAAGGCTTTGCTGCAAAAGTACAAACCCACTGATGTCCAACTCCAAGTTTGGGATGACCTTTGTCATGTGGCACCAACACTGAGTTTCACTCGCCCCGCGAAATACATGTATAGGTCTGTTGCCCAATTCAGCGCATGGGCTCTCGCTCGGGCTCAGAAACGTGGCATTGAGATtcttgacgacgacgatatATCCGTCATCTCTGAATCTGGATCCGATAGCGAATCCAAAGAAAACCCTCCTAAAACCCCAGAAACAGAAAAGTCGGACTTTCACTCGGAGCCTGGCCAGGTTGGAAAAGCTGGCGACCCTCTCCCACCGTTCAAGAACCACATGATTCGACAAAGAGTTACGCGCCATGGTGCTACTCTCCCGTTAGCTCCTGAGGCCGAGTTGCCATCATGTTGCATGGAACCTGCTTTGGTTGGAGTTGTAAAGGAGGGAACAGTTAAGAAATGgcttgccaagaaggcaGAGTGGGATCATAGATATGCAtcaaacaaggccaaggtccaTAAAAAGATGGTGAGCGACATGGCCATCGGCTACCATGACTATGGTCCTGGTGAATGCCCTCCTCCGACTGCATTGGCAGGCCGACGCCGTGTTGATTCAAAGCTTGTAGAAGGAAGCAAGAAACAACAGAAGAGCTGGGGTCTGGCAATGTGGTCACTGTGGGGATCTAAACACGACGAGATGACAGTCGAGCGAGAGAAGAAGGCAGCTGGACAGCCAGAAACAAGAGTTGCCACTGGTGCCGAAGGCGAAGGAGCCCGCTCCTTTACTGATATCGAAGGACAGGATAGATCACGGTCACAACCGAACCGAGCACGAAGCCGATCTCACACCAAGGTCGTTACGGACGAAAACCAGACGGGTAGCCAGCCCATCACCGAGGATATGCCAGTTGCTCATCTTATAGAGCAGCGAAAGGAGCAAGAAGCTGCGAAGCCCAGTCTACTCAGTCCCGACTTCGCGCCGGAGACTGGTGTAGCTGGTAAGAGACCGTTTCTCGGTGGCATCGCACTGCCGTTCAGTCTTAATAAGGATGCCGAGACGGCTAGTATGATGACGCTTCAGTCCAATGCCACGCAACTTCCGGGCTCACGACCTATGAGCCCAAGCTTTCAGGACGATGAAACAActcagccttctcagtcAACCCAGCTCACTTCTCAAGATGCACCAACTATTGAGATTGCAGGCAAGCGACCATTCCTCGATGGCACAGCAGTTCCATTCAGCCTTAAAAGGGAGGCAGACACTGCCAGTATGAAGACCTTGCAGTCGAATGTTACCGCCATGCCCACCTCGAGGCCGATGAGCCCAAATATTCAGGTTTCAGAACCAGTTGAGAATAACCAAGAAAATGGAactgagaaagagaagaacggCATAATTGACGAACCAGGCTTGGTCGCCACGCCTTTGGAGCGACCTGGTTTAGACACATTTGTCACGGCTCAACAGGAGCTGCCCCGAGTCAAGAAAGAGGAGGATTCATAA
- a CDS encoding hypothetical protein (EggNog:ENOG41), which translates to MAPRLLLFAGAPPPSSLTTQSCTITQIDDSFAEFLGLAPQGTAPISSPSPAPWRSLPLNRKPLHTGFSQTHNISINLANQSEFFTTAEISFKEQSQSFGDQDPENLDSFEETTFEETSFMTTSSAGNLDMRDAVPSHLSDLEDIPPARRILALNPQTITLNIIAGIISIAQPRTVTTRWGRSLSLVEILLGDNTKTGFAVTFWLAEENNAAAEISALRRQDVVLMQNVALHVFKDKVYGQSLRRGMTKVSLLWRRDGSGLYSTRELSKRGQMHPQLQKVKQVKDWVLKFVGADVGVTTRARKARVSWDRPPDDTQ; encoded by the exons ATGGCACCACGACTACTCCTTTTCGCTGGCGCACCGCCTCCTTCATCTCTCACAACACAATCTTGTACAATAACACAAATCGACGACTCCTTCGCTGAGTTTCTTGGGCTAGCCCCTCAAGGAACAGCTCCGATATCATCTCCAAGTCCTGCCCCGTGGCGTTCTCTGCCGCTGAACAGAAAACCGCTTCACACAGGGTTCAGCCAGACCCATAATATCAGCATCAACCTCGCCAACCAATCTGAATTCTTCACCACGGCTGAGATTTCGTTTAAGGAACAATCTCAGTCTTTTGGTGACCAAGACCCAGAGAAT CTTGATAGTTTCGAGGAGACGACATTTGAGGAGACATCGTTTATGACGACTTCTTCGGCAGGGAATTTGGATATGAGAGATGCTGTCCCTTCTCACCTCTCTGATCTGGAAGATATACCGCCGGCTCGGAGGATTCTAGCTCTCAATCCCCAAACTATCACCCTCAACATTATTGCCGGCATTATATCCATCGCACAGCCACGAACTGTCACAACGCGTTGGGGTCGCAGCCTCTCTTTAGTGGAGATTCTCCTCGGCGACAATACAAAGACAGGCTTCGCTGTGACGTTTTGGCTTGCGGAGGAGAATAATGCAGCTGCTGAGATTAGTGCCCTTCGGCGTCAGGACGTAGTTCTCATGCAGAACGTGGCTCTTCACGTTTTCAAGGACAAAGTCTATGGTCAGAGTCTCCGTAGGGGCATGACCAAGGTGAGTCTGTTATGGAGAAGGGATGGGTCTGGGCTTTATTCGACGCGAGAGCTCTCCAAGCGCGGCCAGATGCACCCGCAGTTACAAAAGGTCAAGCAAGTAAAAGATTGGGTGCTCAAGTTCGTAGGAGCTGATGTTGGAGTAACAACAAGAGCTAGGAAAGCAAGGGTTTCATGGGACAGACCACCAGATGATACACAATGA
- a CDS encoding hypothetical protein (EggNog:ENOG41~MEROPS:MER0209971): protein MSSFPFTIQEHTIEASHIREYARATAHSQDEKLYLSVKQYTPKDNQNPQKGDVTIIGGHANGFPKELYEPLWEEFYHESKRRGIRIRSIWIADTAWQGKSGLINQDALGNDPSWLDYARDILHMINTFRPPPPIMAMGHSFGGNALTNVALLHPRVFTSLVLLDPVISHFASTPGARSAGPAAASMYRREVWPSRDEAVASFSRSPFYKSWDPRVLQRWIDFGIRDVPGEQSVTLTTTKHQEIFTFLRPSWPAYDAEGKDVIRPEHTPDLDASLNRRWSTYPVYRPEGPNTVERLPNVRPSVLYVFGGKSDVSPPELIDEKMALTGTGVGGSGGAAKGRVKKVVGEKNGHLVPMEDPRLCASAAADWITAELERWWADERQFEEWAKKSKEEKTTVSEEFQKHIGQPARRAKPSPKAKI from the exons ATGTCGTCCTTTCCGTTCACCATTCAAGAGCATACCATTGAAGCTTCACATATTCGAGAATACGCCCGCGCTACAGCTCATTCTCAAGATGAGAAGCTATACCTTTCCGTAAAGCAGTACACACCAAAAGATAACCAGAACCCTCAAAAAGGTGACGTGACTATCATCGGAGGACACGCCAACGGCTTCCCCAAG GAACTATATGAGCCCCTTTGGGAGGAGTTCTATCATGAATCAAAACGACGAGGTATCCGGATTCGCAGCATCTGGATAGCAGATACAGCATGGCAAGGCAAAAGCGGTCTCATAAACCAAGACGCACTTGGCAATGATC caagctGGCTCGACTATGCTCGTGATATACTCCACATGATAAACACATTCCGTCCTCCACCACCGATAATGGCAATGGGTCATTCCTTTGGCGGAAACGCGCTCACAAACgttgcccttcttcatcctcgcgTCTTCACATCACTTGTTCTGCTTGACCCAGTCATCTCCCACTTCGCCTCCACGCCTGGCGCTAGAAGCGCTGGTCCCGCAGCAGCGAGTATGTACCGTCGTGAAGTATGGCCATCGCGCGACGAAGCGGTGGCATCTTTTAGCCGCAGCCCTTTCTACAAGTCCTGGGATCCTCGTGTGCTTCAGCGTTGGATCGACTTTGGTATCAGGGACGTCCCTGGCGAACAGAGTGTAACTTTGACCACGACAAAACATCAGGAGATCTTCACTTTTCTGCGCCCAAGTTGGCCGGCCTACGATGCTGAGGGCAAGGATGTGATTCGCCCTGAACATACCCCGGATCTCGATGCCAGCCTCAATCGTCGCTGGTCAACATATCCCGTCTACCGTCCCGAGGGGCCCAATACCGTTGAACGACTTCCCAACGTACGACCCAGCGTCCTCTACGTCTTCGGTGGCAAGAGTGACGTTTCCCCACCAGAGCTTATAGACGAGAAGATGGCGCTCACAGGAACCGGTGTTGGTGGCAGCGGTGGCGCGGCTAAGGGTCGTGTCAAGAAGGTTGTCGGAGAGAAGAATGGCCATTTGGTTCCCATGGAAGATCCGCGCTTGTGTGCAAGTGCCGCAGCCGACTGGATCACGGCTGAGCTCGAGAGATGGTGGGCAGATGAGCGTCAATTTGAAGAGTGGGCGAAGAAGTCtaaagaagagaagacgaCCGTTTCGGAGGAATTTCAAAAGCATATAGGCCAGCCTGCTCGGCGGGCTAAACCTAGCCCAAAGGcaaagatataa
- a CDS encoding hypothetical protein (EggNog:ENOG41), with translation MADRGGRGGRGRGGRGGGPQDGRGGGRGGPSGFSDSRGGRGRGDGYQGRGRGDGGRGDFRGGFSGPRGGRGGYDRGRGGPRGGRGGGRGGYGGQPEGPAAFTMGGSIPQPDGAIAKLEDEVVKSNVTSVAQLTSNMSKLSMEDKQNLGKFPPRPAFGSKGTPVTLWANYYAVKTQAPVLYKYTMSVKEIVPEGEGEAKERAPKTKGKGGKPGKPRESGPREVKGRKLYLVIKEALNELSKKDKNLLVATEFKSQLISLRKLNLEQDNTMRFNLPASEGSEKTDVFEVVFNGPVEARVDEMLKYVNSKTGASDDGSDPSQAMTYPKFPDVIDALNVIFGFGPRSKLDKISAVGSSRFFAFGSDNRHNEVILGRDRALKAARGYFQSVRLATGRLLLNVNVTHGVFKIDGPCAKFFDGFGVNATQSPQMARKLKLLGRFLPKTRVWIKTKYGSKEVRRSKAIHGLVSIRDIKKQCRDKNPPQFRHTTDFVVGPGDVSFWLEDEGSGRYITVADFYKQKYNVNLQNYPLFNVGTAAKPTFVPAEFLEIQPGQSVKAKLNGAESTDMVNFACRTPYANALSITTDARETLGLDDDTLANFGIQVGRQLLTVQGRVLTVPRVAYLDQQRRAKAIDPRNGSWNLRDVKVVKPGQPVKKWSYVNLLSNSRSEPVAAQSVIAFSQFMKKTMNIAVNDPVPPPSLAVDSHDAEKVFGWAQKNQIEIMLVILDSTGSEIYGKIKTLGDCTYGIHTICVQGFQLRKENPQYFANVALKWNLKTGGVNHKLLNEVGLIKEGKTMVVGYDVTHPTNMSADKSDAAPSLVGLVATIDRDMGQWPAYSWEQSSKQEMLDETLTEAFKSRLELWQKHNRQELPENIVIFRDGVSTGQFAQVLRTELPRIRIACNGKYPKNKAPKISIIVSVKRHQTRFYPTSEENAMEKNHNIQNGTVVDRGITEARYWDFYLTAHASIKGTARPAHYTVLLDEIFQAKFKSEAANELEKFTHELCYLFGRATKAVSICPPAYYADIVCTRARAHRPEFFEETDGESVISAGPRGNSKAVHPRLINSMYYI, from the exons ATGGCTGACCGAGGTGGTCGTGGTGGGCGAGGTCGCGGAGGTCGCGGTGGAGGACCTCAAGATGGTCGTGGTGGTGGCCGCGGCGGCCCGTCTGGTTTCTCTGACTCTCGAggtggaagaggacgagGTGATGGTTACCAGGGCAGAGGTCGTGGTGATGGAGGCCGTGGTGACTTCCGAGGCGGCTTCAGCGGCCCTAGAGGCGGTCGCGGAGGCTACGAtcgtggaagaggaggaccaCGAGGTGGCCGTGGCGGCGGTCGAGGCGGCTACGGCGGTCAGCCCGAAGGACCTGCTGCCTTCAC CATGGGGGGTTCTATTCCCCAGCCAGATGGCGCCATTGCAAAGCTTGAAGACGAAGTGGTGAAAAGTAATGTCACGTCGGTCGCTCAACTCACATCGAATATGAGCAAATTGTCAATGGAAGACAAACAGAACCTCGGAAAGTTCCCTCCACGACCTGCCTTTGGCAGCAAAGGAACTCCAGTCACACTTTGGGCAAACTACTATGCAGTCAAAACCCAAGCTCCGGTTTTGTACAAGTACACGATGAGCGTGAAAGAGATTGTACCCGAAGGTGAGGGAGAGGCGAAGGAGCGAGCCCCCAAGACTAAGGGCAAGGGCGGCAAACCCGGAAAGCCTCGTGAATCTGGCCCTCGCGAGGTGAAGGGCCGTAAGCTCTACCTTGTCATTAAAGAAGCTCTTAACGAGCTgtccaagaaggacaagaacttGCTCGTCGCGACCGAGTTCAAGTCACAGCTCATCTCGTTGCGCAAGCTCAACCTTGAGCAAGATAATACCATGCGCTTCAACCTGCCCGCTTCAGAAGGCTCCGAAAAGACTGATGTCTTTGAAGTTGTTTTCAATGGCCCTGTAGAGGCtcgtgttgatgagatgctcaaATACGTCAACTCAAAGACTGGCGCTTCAGACGACGGAAGCGATCCTTCCCAGGCCATGACCTACCCCAAGTTCCCTGATGTCATTGATGCCCTGAACGTCATTTTCGGCTTTGGCCCCAGATCTaagctcgacaagatcaGCGCGGTGGGAAGCTCACGCTTTTTTGCATTTGGTAGCGATAACCGTCACAATGAGGTTATCCTAGGCAGAGATAGAGCCTTGAAAGCTGCGCGCGGTTACTTCCAGTCTGTTCGCCTGGCGACTGGTCGCCTTCTATTGAACGTCAATGTCACACATGGTGTCTTCAAGATTGACGGTCCCTGCGCCAAGTTCTTCGACGGGTTTGGAGTAAATGCGACTCAGTCGCCTCAGATGGCCAGAAAGTTGAAACTACTCGGCAGATTTCTTCCCAAGACCCGCGTCTGGATAAAGACCAAATACGGGAGTAAGGAGGTTCGAAGATCCAAGGCAATCCATGGCCTAGTGTCGATCCGTGACATAAAAAAACAATGTCGCGATAAGAATCCCCCCCAGTTCCGCCACACGACAGATTTTGTGGTTGGGCCGGGAGACGTGAGCTTCtggcttgaagatgagggtAGCGGCCGGTACATCACCGTCGCGGATTTCTATAAACAGA AGTACAACGTCAATCTGCAAAACTACCCCCTCTTCAATGTTGGCACAGCCGCAAAGCCTACATTTGTCCCTGCAGAGTTCCTCGAGATCCAGCCTGGACAATCAGTAAAGGCCAAGCTCAATGGCGCCGAGTCAACAGACATGGTGAACTTTGCTTGCCGAACGCCATACGCTAACGCCCTCTCTATTACTACGGACGCCCGAGAAACCCTAGGCCTCGACGACGACACACTG GCTAATTTCGGTATCCAAGTCGGTCGGCAGCTCCTCACAGTCCAAGGACGTGTTCTCACCGTGCCTCGAGTTGCATACCTCGACCAGCAGAGGAGAGCTAAAGCTATCGACCCGCGTAATGGGTCTTGGAACCTTAGAGATGTCAAAGTTGTCAAGCCTGGCCAACCTGTCAAAAAATGGAGTTACGTCAACCTCCTGTCCAACAGTAGATCTGAGCCAGTGGCAGCACAGTCAGTCATCGCGTTCTCTCAGTTCATGAAAAAGACAATGAATATCGCTGTCAACGACCCCGTTCCACCACCCTCCCTGGCGGTTGACAGCCACGATGCTGAAAAGGTTTTCGGTTGGGCTCAGAAAAATCAGATTGAGATCATGCTTGTGATTCTTGACTCAACTGGCTCGGAAATCtatggcaagatcaagacttTAGGCGACTGCACTTACGGTATTCATACTATCTGCGTTCAGGGTTTCCAGCTCCGCAAAGAAAACCCGCAATATTTCGCAAATGTTGCTCTCAAGTGGAACTTGAAGACTGGGGGCGTAAACCACAAACTTTTGAACGAGGTCGGCCTCATCAAAGAGGGCAAAACAATGGTAGTTGGCTACGATGTGACCCATCCAACCAACATGTCTGCCGACAAGAGCGATGCTGCACCCAGTTTGGTTGGCTTGGTGGCCACTATCGACCGGGACATGGGACAATGGCCAGCTTATTCTTGGGAGCAGTCATCCAAGCAGGAGATGCTGGATGAGACCTTGACTGAGGCATTTAAATCGCGCCTTGAGCTTTGGCAAAAGCACAACCGGCAGGAGTTGCCAGAGAACATTGTCATCTTCCGCGACGGTGTGTCCACTGGTCAATTCGCCCAAGTTCTTCGGACTGAATTGCCACGCATCCGAATTGCTTGCAATGGCAAATACCCGAAGAACAAGGCACCCAAGATCTCTATCATCGTTTCCGTCAAGCGACACCAGACTCGCTTTTACCCTACCTCGGAAGAAAATGCCATGGAGAAAAATCATAACATCCAGAATGGCACTGTCGTCGACCGAGGTATTACGGAGGCTCGCTACTGGGACTTTTATCTCACTGCCCACGCAAGCATCAAGGGTACTGCCCGTCCTGCGCACTACACAGTGTTGCTTGACGAGATCTTCCAAGCAAAGTTCAAAAGCGAGGCTGCcaatgaacttgagaagtTTACTCACGAGCTTTGCTACCTGTTCGGACGTGCCACCAAGGCTGTGAGCATTTGCCCTCCCGCCTACTATGCAGATATTGTCTGCACTCGCgctcgagctcatcgacctGAATTCTTCGAGGAGACTGACGGTGAAAGTGTCATCAGTGCTGGACCACGCGGGAACAGCAAGGCAGTCCACCCCAGACTGATCAACTCCATGTACTATATCTAA
- a CDS encoding hypothetical protein (EggNog:ENOG41) produces the protein MATTTPVTAPTNAMVEETRLSSDEKTEVGSNNILDTSADNKEQQAGSVTASNNNAADEQPQYPGAAKLTLIISSLCLAIFLVALDQTIIAPALGAITAQFQSVKDIGWYGSSYLLTTTALQPMYGTIYKYFNVKIAYLAAVFIFEIGSLISAVAPSSVAFIVGRAIAGIGTAGLFSGSIVILSLIMPLEKRPLAFGLIGGMWGIASVAGPLLGGAFTEHATWRWCFYINLPIGGLAMLIVFFFVKVNRNDSNTINMTFMDRLRKLDLAGAAIFIPAIICLLLALQWGGAEYPWNNSRIIGLFCGFGAMIAIFIGIQFWKGDEGTLPPRLFKNRDTLSAIIFAMFFGAGFFPLIYYLSLYFQAIQGVSAVQAGIKILPLLLATVLCSIVSGGVITAIGYYSYVIIPCMVLYTVGCGMLTTLDVHSPLKEWFGYQVIAGLGIGAGFQIGVLIIQTVLPQEWVPVGTAVVQFGQAFGGAIFVAVGQTVFQNGLIDTLKADNIGIDPTIFINTGASEIEDTLRKMGRIDALDAVLNAYMKGLRDTFYTSLACAACALIACLCFRWKSVKKGPDGEDRKAEPAVPV, from the exons ATGGCTACGACTACACCCGTTACGGCGCCCACCAACGCAATGGTCGAAGAGACTCGTCTCTCGTCTGACGAGAAGACCGAAGTTGGATccaacaacatcctcgaCACTTCAGCCGACAACAAGGAGCAGCAGGCTGGCTCTGTAActgccagcaacaacaatgcTGCTGACGAGCAGCCTCAGTACCCTGGCGCTGCAAAGCTTACCCTCATCATCTCGTCTCTCTGTCTCGCCATCTTTCTCGTTGCTCTTGACCAGACCATCATCGCTCCCGCACTCGGCGCCATCACAGCGCAGTTCCAGAGTGTCAAGGATATTGGATGGTATGGATCTTCGTACCTTCTTACCACCACTGCTTTGCAGCCCATGTACGGAACTATCTACAAGTACTTCAATGTCAAGATTGCGTATCTCGCTGccgtcttcatctttgagATTGGAAGTTTGATCTCTGCTGTTGCGCCGTCTTCTGTCGCTTTCATTGTCGGCCGAGCCATTGCAGGA ATTGGAACGGCTGGTCTCTTTTCCGGATCTATCGTTatcctctctctcatca TGCCTCTCGAAAAGCGTCCTCTTGCCTTTGGTCTTATCGGTGGTATGTGGGGTATCGCCTCCGTTGCTGGCCCTCTTCTCGGAGGTGCCTTTACTGAACATGCCACCTGGCGCTGGTGTTTCTACATCAACCTTCCCATTGGCGGCTTGGCCATGCtcattgtcttcttctttgtcaagGTTAACCGCAATGACTCGAACACTATCAACATGACCTTCATGGATCGTCTTCGCAAGCTCGACCTTGCTGGCGCCGCCATTTTCATCCCTGCCATTATCTGCTTGCTCCTTGCTCTGCAATGGGGTGGTGCTGAATATCCCTGGAACAACTCGCGTATCATCGGTCTCTTCTGTGGCTTTGGAGCCATGATTGCCATCTTCATTGGCATCCAATTCTGGAAGGGTGATGAGGGAACTCTTCCGCCTCGTCTATTCAAGAACCGGGACACTTTGtccgccatcatcttcgcCATGTTCTTTGGTGCCGGTTTCTTCCCTCTCATCTACTATCTCT CTCTTTACTTCCAGGCCATCCAGGGTGTTAGCGCCGTCCAGGCTGGAATCAAGATTCTCCCTCTCCTGCTCGCGACCGTCCTCTGCTCTATCGTCTCTGGAGGTGTCATCACCGCCATTGGCTACTACAGCTATGTCATCATCCCCTGCATGGTCCTCTACACTGTCGGGTGTGGCATGCTCACAACCCTCGATGTGCATTCCCCTCTCAAGGAGTGGTTTGGCTACCAAGTCATCGCTGGCTTGGGCATTGGTGCTGGTTTCCAAATCGGTGTCCTTATCATTCAAACTGTCTTGCCTCAAGAATGGGTTCCTGTTGGCACCGCTGTTGTTCAGTTCGGCCAAGCCTTTGGAGGCGCCATCTTCGTGGCCGTGGGCCAAACTGTCTTCCAAAATGGCCTCATTGACACACTGAAGGCCGATAACATTGGTATCGACCcgaccatcttcatcaacactggAGCTTCAGAGATTGAGGACACTCTGAGAAAGATGGGCCGCATTGATGCGCTCGACGCTGTCCTCAATGCGTACATGAAGGGTCTAAGAGACACCTTTTACACCTCTCTTGCTTGTGCTGCCTGTGCCCTGATTGCTTGCCTATGCTTCCGATGGAAGTCTGTCAAGAAGGGCCCAGACGGCGAGGACAGAAAGGCCGAGCCTGCTGTGCCTGTCTGA